The sequence below is a genomic window from Saccopteryx leptura isolate mSacLep1 chromosome 10, mSacLep1_pri_phased_curated, whole genome shotgun sequence.
TCCAAACTGTGTGCCGAGGCACCCAGGGGCCACAGTAAACTCACAGTTCCAAATTTTAAAGGCTCCACACTGCACCTGATATTTCGTGGACACCCTGGGAACTACAAATGGGAGAAAGTTCACAGTTTCAATGTTAGATTGTGGTGCATTCCTTTCAAAGCGGGCGTGTCTCTGCAAAGCCGGGTTTCCGGTGTTTGAGATAAATCAGTGTGGAACAGGAACTGAGGGGACAATGTCCCACGGATTCCAACATACATATCCCATTGAATATGTATGGGATACAGCAGGCATACATATCCCATTGGCATAGattatttaaaagtgaaattaaacattattttttttcaattattatgtATTTTCAAGAAGCTATAGACAAAATCACTTCAGTTGTTTGAATGTAAACACTTATGAGGGGAACAGTTGGGTTCTTCCTTTGCCCTCTGGTCGCTGAGGAAAAGTACTGGGACCTTAAGGGCTCCGGGAACTGCATTTCCCTGCATTACTTTGATGCCCCGAACAATGTGTATCATACGCCCCAcctgggttaaaaataaaaagtataaaagctgtgtgtgtctgtatgtgtatgtttgtgtccGTGCACACACACGTTTGCGTACAGGCCTCTCACCATTGAAACCGTAGGGGACGGGTTGTGAGTATCAGGGAGGGGACAGTCCACTAAACAGCAGCTAGTTTAGCCCTCCAGCTATAAGCACAAGATGTCTTCTCGCTCACATGCGGGCCAGCCCAGCTCTCTTGGGGAGAGATCGCTCAGGGCCTGAGACAAAGGCCAGTGAAAATCTAGATCCCAAACATGAGTGAACATCGGAATCACGTGTAGGTCCTGTTAAAGCCAGAACTTCTGTCTGATTCAGTAAGTGGGGAATGGGACCCCAGAATTTGCATTACTTGCAAATTCCAGGAGGTTTTGATGGTGCCGCTCTAGAGTCCTAACTTCGAGAAACCCTGCTGTAGATAGTTCCGTGTCCCTCCTATCCAGGGACGTTCATCTCTGGACCAGGGTATCCCCCGGCCATGACATTCATTGTTCCTTACTGCAGTGACTTGCTTAATAATCTGTGAGACTGGCTAGGCCGTGGGCACCTGAAGAACTGTATCAGTGTCTCTCGGTCACAGCTACATCCCTATCACTTATAGTGCCTGGCATGTCATGGGTACTCGACAAATACAAGTGAAGTGAACAAGGATATGTGCCTGGCATGTCCTGTCTGTGTCGTGGGGGCCACAGAAGCCTAGAGCAGAGCTGGAAAGCTGGTCAAGGATCACAGGTAGTGACCATGTTTCTTACTGTAGATATGACCAAGGAAGAGGCAGGTGTCACAAGCTTTGTTCTCAGGAACAGACCCGCCAGCCAAGTATGACAGAtaagcagacacacacagaccTTCCATTTCCTGTTGCGGGATAGGGCTGACTGATGTCCACTTGTCAGAGTGTcctagtgggggaggggcagggagctcaGGTGTGCCAACACTGGCGTGCATCTGAGTCTCCGGAGCACCCCGTGGGCACGCCCCTCAGCATGCACGTCTACACGCTGCAGCCCCTCCAACAACACGGAGCTCCCTGCCTGGTGAGCGGGGCAGACGGGAAGCCAGAATAGCACAGGAAGCAGCTCTCGACCAGCTGTGGGCAGGTCCAGATTACATGGACACTGCCTGGTGTCCTCACCATTTAACCTGAAGTCTGATCACCCTGCGGGGTCCTGCGTTCCCAGTAGGACCGAACCCCGCTGCCCACAGCAGCCGGGACTCTGTGACTCTCATCATCAGCTGCTTCCTATTTCTGTCCCGCTATACCCACCCCTGCGGTGTTTCTTGGGACCCGTGCACACTCACTGCGTGCACCTGCATCCGTGGCTCATGGTTTGCACCTGGGAGGGAGACCCCACATTAAGACAGGCAGCTATAGTGTCTCATGTACTGCaccaaatcatttatttattcatgtgtaTCTATGTATCTTTCTTTAATCCTCTCTATAACATTGGCATTGTAACCCTGccttacagaggaggaaagagacacTTGGGAGCAGAAATAACACGCCCAAAGTCAGTAAAACGTAGACCTGGGATGGGACACAGGACTGTCAGATGTGAGAGGCTTGTCACTGATTGGCTCCTCACCCTGCTGTCCGTACAAACGCAGCAAGTTCCCGGGACCTTCGCCGAAGCTGTCAATCTggttcccttcctgcctctctctcccgccATCTCTCTACAGACAGGCTGCCAAAGGGGGAGACCCCACCTAGCAGACTCACGGGATGTTCCGTGATGGCGCCTCCTctattgtcttcattttcacagatgaggaaagtgagccTGAAGGGACAAATGACATTTTTCAAAGCAAGCCCACATTTatgatttctgtttttttaatatttgtttttaatgtattgtgttgacatggattCCAGTGTCTGCATTTATGATTTCTCAATCATTTGATGAAGAGGAGCCATGACTTGGAAAAGGTAGAGATCTGCTCACGTCTCAGTGGAGGGCTGGGATCTGAACTTGGCCTGTGTGGGACCATTGCATAAAACCGGAGCCTCGGCTTAGAGGACAGGCCACAGTCCATTGGACCAACCTGCATTCCCTCCAGGCTGGAGGGTGCTGGAGGGAAAACAGCGCTGTGGGGTTTGGGGAAAGACGGGGCACAGACAGGGCAGAAGAGAGGGACAGTGAGCATCAGAAGTGGAGGACTAAGGGCGCCAAAGAGAAGCTGTCGCCTCTCCCTGGTTTGTGAGTCTGGTCATTTTGGGAAAAAGGACCCAGAGTTCTGGTGTAAATTCTTCCAGTCcccatcttcaaaataaaaaaaaaaaggaaggaagaaaagaatagagGAGATGGGGGAGTAGGAGCAAGGGATGgtgtgagggagtgagggagggagagacagatggagaaaagaagagagagagagagagaaagctgctCACTGACCACACCCCGCATCAGTCACTGTTCCCCATTCCCAGCTCAGCAGCTACACAAGTTCTGGGAACAACTCATGACCACCTACCACGCCCCACTTTGCCCCCTGCACCCAGTTCCCTTGAAACAGCTCCCCAGCAGAAGTGCAATCAAATGACCAGACAAAAATCCGTAGAGTGAACTCAGCCTCCAGGAACTGGTCATTGGTAGACATTGTGGCAATTGATGCACACCCAGCTGCATAGCGAGAAGAATTTGTCTCCTTCTTGTCAACCTGAATGACGGAGAACCCCAGAGTCCTGTCCTCATCATCAAGTGAAAAACTTCCCACTCTATCAGGACCTGGAACCGTGTAAACGAAGACACTAACAGCTCTAGAAACAAGGACTTCGTGGACAGAATCCCTTGACAGCAGAGTAAGTGGCACTTGTCTTTTCTGTCCTGTTGGCTTCTGTGGAGGGCTATCCGGGGGAATCTGTGCACGCAGTGCGTCTGTTGGTCCCTTGACGCACCTGCAAGGCAGTGAACTGTGTAGCAATGCTGAGAATGGGCGGATTTATAAGATGGGCAATCAGAtgtgaaataaacttttatttcttataaaaataaagctgtctTGAATGATGGATCATTACTGACTGCTTAAGAAAGCTGGCTCAGAATTAAGAGACAAGAGGCACATTCTATGGAAGGCTATTGAAGAGCTAATTACTTGCAAAATTTCCCCCATGTGAATGAAAATCATGCATGGTGTGTGAAGTCATTGTAGTAAGAGGAAGATATAAATTCGaaaagtctttgcagatgtagTATGGTTTGAAACTGAACTAACTTTTTAAGGAGACTAGAACCGAGGGTCCTCATACTCAGACTGCGGGCTGACTGGGAGGAGGTAGTATTTCACCCTTTGAACGCAGGGACCTGGTCAGGTGACCTCTTCGGATACATCCATTTTGGCGTACCAAGAGAGAGGCAGCAGAATATTTTTCTGAGAATACAGTGATTTGAGGGCTACACGAAGTTCCGTACTTTAACTGTTTTCTTCCAAAGTCAGGAGAGTCTTAGATTTCCAAGGTTAGAAATTCCCAGGAGTGTGCATAGCCAGCCACCAGGTTCTGGGGCAATCATGGATTTAGTCTCTAGTCTGACCAGCAGGACAGCTCTTAGGCTATTGAAGGACTGGCGGGGAAGGACTTTGATGTGCTGCTAAATATTCCATAACATCTTTTCCTGAAGACAGAGCCCTGATTTCCAGTGTGGCTGATTTTGCATGAAAACATGCCCACTGTGCTGGATTTCAAGCTACAATATGCTGACTGTGGGGTTGGGGACACATGCACATGGTTGGTTCCTCTGAACAGGAAAAGCCAGCTGCCCCGCACCTCAGGCCTGGTGTCTTTACCACACAGACTGCCCTCCCTGCTCAGAGACCCCCCCTACTCCCAGGATGCAGCATGTTGGCACTGGCAGGCTCCAGGGCCAGATCTAACCACTCTGCTACAACCCTGGAGCAGACTCTTGAGGAAGACAACAGCATGGCCGGCAGGTTGGCTGCAACATGGCCCTTGGTTTCTCCTTCgaggccccaccccagccctaaTCCCTTGGGGAGCAGTATTATTGCATGGTGCCCACCTGTAGAGAAAACAGTGAATGGAGTAGGAGGCAGGGGGGATGCAGGTTACTTTGTTTAATGgcatctgataatgctgactcaATGTGCCTTCTGCTTTGCCAAAGTTTCCCCAAACACTGGGCTCCAGGGGTCAGTGTCACACGAGCCGCTTCTTGGGCTTCCAGCTGCCTGTTGCTTCCTCTCTAAACCCTGTGGTCCCCATGCTGCTGACTGCCAGCTGATCTGCCGGCCCTGGCCGTGACTGCAGAAATCAGAAATTGTCAACTCTGCTTTGTTTCTGATGTCCAGCTCGGGTTTCTCGAAAAAGAACGATGAAAACTCAGTCACAAAGCTAGGCCAGAGGAGGACAAGCGACATAGAAAAATAGATTTGGCAGAAAATAATAATGCCCTTGGTGACGTGTCCAAACAACCTTCCCCATTGGCTTTAAGTTTCTAAGGCCACTGCAGACATAAACATTTCTGTGCAAGAAACATTCATGCAACAGGGCACAGGGCAGAGCACCACGGGTTTCCTTGACGACAGTCATTGCCGCAGAATTTGAATTCAAGCTAGGTGCAGTCATTGTTTATTGCCTTCCCACCCACAGTCCCCAATAAGCGGCAGTTTCCACAAGGGCAGAGAGACCCTGGAACCCCCTAGCTCCACACTGGGTCCCAGGACATGGTACACGGTGAGCACTCAGTAAACAGTTGTGAAGGGGTTGAGACATAATCTCTGCCTTGTCTCTGTTGTCCAGAGCCCACTGCCTGTAACAGCAAAGTGAATACAGAAACCATCTACCTGGACCCACAGGAGAAAACAGGATGGAAATTCCAACCAGTACAATGGACTATGACAGGACCACAGAATTTGACTATGGGGACTCAACCCCATGCCAGAAAGAACACTTGCGGTCTTTTGCAGCTCAGCTGCTGCCCCCTTTGTACTCCCTGGTGTTTGTCACTGGCCTGGTCGGCAACATCCTGGTGGTCCTGGTCCTCTTGCAACACAAGAGGCTCAAGAATATGACCAACATCTACGTCCTCAACCTGGCCATTTTTgacctgctcttcctcttcacGCTGCCCTTCTGGATACACCACTATCGGACAGATTACTGGGTGTTCGGCACTGTCACATGCAAGTTGCTGGAAGGGCTTTATTACGTAGGTCTGTACAGCGAGATCTTCTTCATCATCCTGCTGACCATCGACAGGTACCTGGCCATCGTCCATGCTGTGTTTGCCCTGCGGGCCCGGACTGTCACATTTGGTATCATCACCAGCTTAGTCGTCTGGGTCCTGGCCATCTTGGTTGCCATCCCGGGCTTTTACTTTTCTGAGTCCCAGAAAGAGTTCAGTCGTTACTCCTGCACTGTTTATTTCCCCCATGAATACCACAATCACTGGAAATGGTTTCTGGCTCTGAAACTGAACATCCTGGGGCTGGTCTTGCCTCTGGTGATCATGATCATCTGCTACACGGGGATCATAAAGATTTTGCTCAGACGACCCAATGAGAGGAAGTCCAAAGCCGTCCGTCTGATTTTTGTCATCATgatcatcttttttctcttttggacgCCCTTCAATCTAACTAAGTTTGTTGCAGCTTTTGCAGACGTGTTTTTGGACAATAACTGTGAGCAGAATGAACAGCTGGACCTGGCCATTCAAGTGACAGAGGTGATCGCTTACATGCACTGCTGTGTCAACCCCATCATCTACGTCTTTGTTGGCGAGAGGTTCCGCGAGTACCTGTGTCAGCTGTTCCACTGGCTCCTGTCCCTGAGCCCCGGGAAACGGTTCCTCTTCTTCCACACCGAGAACCAGGAGAAGGCCAGCTCCATGTCCCCCTGCACAGGGGAGCAGGAACTCTCTGACGGGATCAGACTCATGCGTAGCAAGAGTGACCTGCCAGGTACAGTGGCTGGAGGGGAGGCAGCTTCAGTGTCCTGGCTCAGTTATGACCACTGACCAGTGTGGAGCGACGCCACCTGGGGTTGAGGTGGATTACGTCTGGGGCTTGATGGTTTCCAGCGAGCTTCTACTCGGAGATGAATGAGTGAGCGAGGTCATTCCTGAGATGGAACAAAGGGCGATAGCTAAGGGCTTGGGCAAAACAGGGTTTCAGATTTGTAAACATGAACATTTGTAAACAAAGCCAGTGAGCATCctctcacctccacccccaccaccagtGAGCTTGGAAACAGTGATTTACACATTGGCTCAGCTCTGAGCCAGGAGCCAATCAGGAGCCAGCAGCTGCGTCTCCCACCCCCTCCACAGCCCCCAGCAGGGATTTAGGCTGCTGGAAACCCTGAGGAGCCTAGAACTCATGATGGAAGTACCTGAACCAAAGGAGAGACAGAATTGGGGAACTTTCATTGGCACCAAAACTTGCCTTATACAGAATTATCTTatactcactaaaataaaaacattcaggcTGAGGACCAGACACAGACCTCATGTATAATGTGTTGTACTTTTGGAAATAGCCATAGAAATAAAGCAGTTAGTATTTCAAAAATCCAGACATCAAAATCACTCCTAAATCCCTCTACCGCATTTTACAGTTAATGTACATTTTTGATGAATTTTCCTTTAGTTTATGTTTTGTCTCATGCACATTCATGATTATAACAAAGATGTACTACTATTCTCACCCTTCTGCTCCTGTTGTTTTAAGTAGGAGCATGTTCCATCACTTTCCCAGGTCAATACATTATTTCTGAGCATTGTTTATGGTGTTGGCACTGAAATCCACGGCACAGACACACTCAGATTGACTCGTGTTCCCATGGTGCTTGCACAAATCAATTCACTCCCACGTGGTGACTGAGGACCTGCTCCCGTCAAAGCAACCCTGGGAGACACGGGTGCAGGTGGGAGGGGTGTTCTCCAAGAGCCCTGTGTCACCCAGTGATGTGACAGCCCCAGGGATGCCAACAGAGcccgggtggggtgggtggggctgagACCAGGGATATAAGACCACTGTGAGTAGAGCCTGCCACCCACACATGCACCGCATCCTTCCATGTGCCGAGATGCAGAGGAGCCTAACGAGGTGGTCAGTTTGACCAGGGAGACAGGTTTGATAGAGCAgtatttttcaaccagtgtgtcgcGACagactagtgtgccgtgagacatggtcaggtgtacCATGGGGAAGTTAAACATgggtcccaaactatggcctgcatgCCAGATACGGcctgcggaggctatttatccggcccgccgccagctacctccatctgaacataaacattcccctcacaatccctccagctatcagcaacaggaagagtggaggcacagggaacgctcactgaccaatcaccttctaggattcatcccgaccactagggATGAACCAATAGCAGGCCGCCtttcatccacacccaggaaggtccccgctcgagctgccgcgcacttgtcattgtgtggctgcagcaatagttgaagctgctactcctccccatggtcccgatttctaatccttttcaggactggaggtaaatgttgctaccactagatgaagcctcagcctcagctggttatgtctatcctgatggtgtatatagatatttgacctttttctttttaaaagaggcccccgcagagggtgatatacaatgcatcacaatgcatcacgatattatctaactttaaagctaaagtttgctgatcttcctttggacagtttttggttatctgttgccaaggagttccccattctggccaagaaagctattttgacattgctcctgttttcaaccacatatctgtgtgagctgagcttctcaggcttgactgcgataaaaactaaaaacagagagagactgagaactgttgaggaagagcttcgtgtgtgtctttctaccattcctgccaggatatcccttttgtgttcatcgaaacaggcccaggtttcacactaagtgagtataagtacatttagaaactatattattaactatatgtataatatgtactgtgttagagtgtcattttgtgtcattttggtaggtggtgtgccccaggattttgtaaaggaaaaaaatgtgccacgcttcaaaaaaggttgaaaatcactgtgataGAGATTCCTGGCAGGGACTGGGAAGGCCTGCACCAAGTCACTGTGTAGCTTTTATTCAACCTAAAAGCATTCTGTCTTATCTATTAATTTAGCAAATtcaaaacctatttgaaaaaataattaggtGAAACAGTGTAAgcaaattttgaatataaaaagtattttactgGAAAAGAAACTAACCTGGTTATATATTGAcacatattataaaacaaaaaacaaaaaatggtaacagaaaaaaaaacatttgtaacagACTAAAAATTAAGACCAAGATGCCACTATCAACTCCCTTAATGTATCAGAATattttacaaatcaataagaaagccACTTGGATTTTTCTATCCCATAATTATtctatatacccccaaaattatcaaaaaattaacaaagatattAACAGATAGGACATAGAAGAAATGCAGTAGCCATTAATATGAAATCTCAATTAGTAATCAAAGAAATGCTAACGACAGTGAAGATCATTTAGAAAGTACATCTGGTCATCCTCTGTCCAAGAATCGTCACAGATAATGGTAACATGCAGCACATCTGGGAAGTTCGATAACCGAGGAAGGGTTAATTAAGTACTGTAAGTATGAGCTAGGATACAGGCACAAATGActtctaaataaatttattgacatgaatatccttgttttgttaatgttaaataaaaaaaaatacggAATCTTCTggttcatattttataatataaatgcagAAGACAAAGACAGGGAGAAAATAGACCCCAAATGTCTATGGGATTATGTGTGTATCAGTCACAGTCTAATCAGAGACATAACATGAGATAAGGCTAGGGTTTCCAAACTGTGTGCCGAGGCACCCAGGGCCACAGTGAACTCCCAGTTCCAATTTTTAAGGGCTCCACACTGCACCTGACATTTCCTGGACACCCTGGGAACTACAAGTGGGAGAAAGTTCACAGTTTCAATGTTAGATTGTGGTGCATTCCTTTCAAAGCGGGCGTGTCTCTGCAAAGCCAGATTTCCGGTGGTTTGAGATAAATCAGTGTGGAATAGGAACTGAGGGGACAATGTCCCACAGATTCCAACATCTGCCACCAGGCCTACATATCCCACTGGCatggattatttaaaaatgaaataaaatatcatttttttcaataaatgtgtattttcaaGCAGTGTAGACAAAATCACTTAAGTTGTTTGAATCTAAAGACTTCCTGAGGGAAGAGTTCGGTTCTTCCTTTGTCTCTGGGCGCTGAGGAAAAGTACTGGGACGTAAGGGCTCCGGGAACTGAGAAAGTCTGGGATCCTGAGGAATAAGAGTGTGTTTAGCAACTGGATAGTTTGCAATTGTGGGAGCTGGTGGGTGAGTCTGTGCACGCTGTTGCCTGGCAACTAGCACAGGGAAGGAAGTCTCTAGAGGTCAGTCAAGTGGGCACTCAGGAAGGGACACTAGATACGGACGACAGCAAGGACAAAGTAGAAGGTGTCAGTAGAAAGGACAGTGACTTGAACGGAAGCTGCCCTTTCCCCATGCTGATGCTTGGACTCCTGGCCCAGGACTCTGGGCAGCAGCGGAACCGGCAGTCACTGTGGGTCCAGGTGCTGCCCAACTCCAGCAGCGGAAGCCAGCAGGTGGATTACAGTGCGTGGAGATACCACAGGGCCTGGCACTGTTTCCATCTTCTGAGCTCAACACTGTTGCTTCACCCTTACAAATGACTGCTAATTACTCATCCCAGTGGGCACTCACCTAGCCCCTGCAGGCAAGGGATTCTGGGAAATGTCAGTCCACGCCCACTAGACTGACACTGGACAAAATCCCCAGGAAGTGTGAGGCTTATTTTCATCTGTGCACTCCTTGAGTGCTACCAATATATTTAAACAAGCACATCATGAGCAAAACTATTCTTtgtgaaaagaaggaaatgaagaaagagtagggagagggaagaaaagagatggggaaatgttgaagaaagagagggaaagaataaagaagatgttTCAGAATAGAACGAGTTGGGAAGACCATTCTAGAATGAGGGTGTGGTGCCAGTGAAGGACAAGGATCTTGACACCATTAGGGAACCAAAATGTTGATAGGATTTTCATAGTGGGGGGTGAAGGAGGAGCCATGTGTCCAGAGTGGGGAGACGGGGAGACGGTCAAGAGCAGGAGGCCTCCAAATATACTGAGTCTGATATTTCTAATCGGGAATGACTCAGCGTACACTCGAGCACAAGCTTCCAAGGACAGGCACATAAATGCCAGGATCGCCTGGGTGACATCTGTCCGAGCTTCACTTTTCATTAACAAAAACGCGTGGTTAAAACAATGGTAGCTACAAGGACCTGAGATAGGGCCTATGAGTCATGCTAATGGCTCAGACCCCTCCCCACAGGACCCAGGGTCCATCCCTCTGGACCGCCTCCTGCTCACTCCCCCTGGAGCCCCAgactctgcctctcccctcctggaAACCTGCGGCTCACACCCTGTGGATGCCACAAGTAGCCACGGGGATCTTATAGCTGATGTCAGTGAAGAGCCTGTGCCCCAGAGCGGCCCCTTgttttacttttacttctttcaaaGTTTTCCTGAAAATGAAATGTCAGTGCATTTTCTTTGAAACACTGTCACACTTCAGTGATTCTCCTGCATTACTTCAGTGTCCAAATCAATTTATATCACATGCCCCACCTGTGTTAAAAATAAGAAGTTGAAaatcccagtgtgtgtgtgtgtgtgtgtgtgtgtggccgcgcgcgcgcgcgtgtgcgctCAAGGGTGTGGAATCGGGGAGGGGACAGCCCACTGAGCAGCAGCTTGTTTAGCCCTCCAGCTATAAGTACAAGATGTCTTCCCACTCACATGCGGGACAGCCCAGCTCTCCCGGGCAGAGATCACTCAGGGCCTGGAGGGAAAGTCCAGTGAAAGTCGAGATCTCTGGTTCCCAAAGTGAGCGAGCATCGGAATGACAGGAGGACATGTAAAAGTCAGATTGTCTGATTCAGTAGGTGTGGAATGGGACCCCAGAGTTTGCATCACTGGCGTGTTCCTGGTGGTGTGATGCTGCTCTGATATCCTAgctttgagacccctgctctacaggctcccttcaccccctccctcccagctgCACCTTCCCTGGCCCAGGGTTTCTTCCAGGCCATGACACTGTACCTTCTATAGAGCTTGCTTAATAGTCTGTGAGCCTGGCTAAGCCGTGGGCACCTGAAGAATGATGTCCGTCTCTCCCTGTCACCACTATATCCGTAGTAGCTGACAGTGCCTGACATGTCATGGTAATCAGTAACATAAGTGAGGTGAACAAGTATATGTGCCTGGCATGTCTGCTCTGTGTCGTGGGGGCCACAGAAGCCTAGAGCAGAGTTGGACAGCCTGTCAACAATCACAGGTAGTGACCATGGAATTCCCAGTAGGACTGAACCCCGCTGCCCACAGCGGCAGGTGCTCAGTGACTCTCCTCACCAGATCCTTCCTATTCCTGTCCCAC
It includes:
- the LOC136381811 gene encoding C-C chemokine receptor type 1-like codes for the protein MEIPTSTMDYDRTTEFDYGDSTPCQKEHLRSFAAQLLPPLYSLVFVTGLVGNILVVLVLLQHKRLKNMTNIYVLNLAIFDLLFLFTLPFWIHHYRTDYWVFGTVTCKLLEGLYYVGLYSEIFFIILLTIDRYLAIVHAVFALRARTVTFGIITSLVVWVLAILVAIPGFYFSESQKEFSRYSCTVYFPHEYHNHWKWFLALKLNILGLVLPLVIMIICYTGIIKILLRRPNERKSKAVRLIFVIMIIFFLFWTPFNLTKFVAAFADVFLDNNCEQNEQLDLAIQVTEVIAYMHCCVNPIIYVFVGERFREYLCQLFHWLLSLSPGKRFLFFHTENQEKASSMSPCTGEQELSDGIRLMRSKSDLPAQGRKSLEVSQVGTQEGTLDTDDSKDKVEGVSRKDSDLNGSCPFPMLMLGLLAQDSGQQRNRQSLWVQVLPNSSSGSQQVDYRLSDVG